Proteins encoded together in one Rana temporaria chromosome 6, aRanTem1.1, whole genome shotgun sequence window:
- the LOC120942853 gene encoding olfactory receptor 1019-like: MENQTLLNIFVFSGLSDLPGLQLPLFLFFLLIYLLTLICNLLIISLIVTDSHLHVPMYFFLGNLAGLDLCCSSVTVPRMLFDLHTERRKITTMDCITQVFFFMFIVDAEAFLLSVMSYDRYTAICQPLHYIQIMNSKLCVKLVSIVWFLGFSHSLVHTLCVLKLTFCGSGIIKSFFCDLPQLFQISCSDVYINILLVFILGGILGAGSVILTILPYVYIFKTVLKIQVKGKRSKVFSTCTSHLTVVFIFYCSIMFNYFHPRTNNDFTADKVLSIFYTIIFPLFNPLIYSLRNQDIRTAFTKVFPFRKIFHLSTKYTIHIS, encoded by the coding sequence ATGGAGAATCAGACATTACTGAATATATTTGTTTTCTCCGGATTGTCCGACCTTCCAGGTCTTCAGCTCCCTCtgtttctcttcttccttctcatCTACCTTCTGACATTAATCTGTAATTTGCTGATCATCTCTCTCATTGTCACCGACTCTCACCTCCATGTTCCTATGTACTTCTTCCTGGGGAACCTGGCCGGTTTGGACCTCTGTTGTTCTTCAGTCACCGTCCCGCGAATGTTATTTGACCTTCACACCGAGAGAAGAAAGATTACCACCATGGATTGTATAACCCAAGTCTTCTTCTTTATGTTCATTGTTGACGCTGAGGCTTTTCTATTGTCTGTCATGTCCTATGATCGATATACTGCTATATGTCAgccattacattacatacagATCATGAATTCAAAGCTCTGTGTAAAGTTGGTTTCCATTGTGTGGTTTCTTGGCTTTTCCCATTCTCTAGTTCACACACTTTGTGtcttaaaattaactttttgtggatcaggcattATAAAAAGTTTTTTCTGTGACCTTCCCCAGTTGTTTCAGATCTCCTGCAGTGATGTCTACATCAACATTTTACTTGTCTTTATCTTAGGTGGCATCCTTGGAGCTGGATCTGTGATACTGACCATTCTGCCCTATGTCTATATATTCAAAACTGTCCTGAAAATACAAGTTAAAGGTAAAAGGAGTAAAGTTTTCTCTACATGTACATCTCACCTGACAGTGGTCTTCATATTTTATTGCTCCATTATGTTTAATTATTTTCACCCAAGGACAAATAATGATTTTACTGCTGACAAAGTGTTGTCCATCTTTTACACCATTATTTTTCCTCTCTTCAATCCTCTAATCTACAGTCTGAGGAATCAGGATATCAGGACAGCCTTTACAAAGGTTTTTCCTTTTAGGAAAATATTCCACCTTTCAACAAAATACACAATTCACATTAGCTAA